The nucleotide sequence GTTTTTGGCAATGAGTTTTTTTGGAACATTTCCATTTTTAGATTGCTCAAATGTAAATGGAACTGTGCTTTTATGGATTGTTCTTGACGGAAAAATTTTATGGTCTGTAATATTGGCATAATTGAACCAAACGTATCTTCCTACTTGACAAGAAGATAAAAGACTAAAGATGAAAACGGTAGTAATTATTATGGTCGTTATTTGATATTTTTTCATTTTATATATTTATTTACAACATTCCTTTGAAATTGTTATAGGGAATAATAATTGCTTAAAATATGCTGTGCTTTTTGGATAATTTGTTTTATGGTTTTCAATAACTCCAACTTCTTTAACTGCTCCTTTTCGGTTATAATATGTGCCAAATAGTAAGTCCCAAAATGGAAAAATATTACCAAAATTTTTTGCTTCTTCCATTTTTTTACTGTGATGAAAATGGTGAATTTGAGGTGTTACTATCAGGTAATCCCAAAAACTTTTTTTGGTTTGAATGTTTGCATGAGAGATGTAGGCAATCACTACGTGTGTTATACCTACTAAAAATATGATTTCTTTATTAAATCCTAAAAGTAGAAGAGGCGTCATTTTCAAAAAAGTATTTAAGAAAATATTGATTGGATGAATCCAATTTGTTTTAAACCAATTTAAACTTGTTGGTAAATGATGAATGGAATGTATTTTCCATAACAAAAGACTTAAATACGAGTTCGTATTTCCTTTATGGCTAACTCTATGATAAACGTATGGAAGAAATTCGCCTATTAAATTAGCAATAATGTATGTTGCCAAAAATGGTAAGGAATCCCAAAAATCAGATATTGTAAAGAATTTTTCTTGAAAATAAATAACCAATGATAAAGCAAGCATTTTTCCTAAAGCATCAAATACTGCTGTTGAAAAAATGAAATGTTTAATATCTGTCCAAAAAGTCTGTTTATTTGGTTTCCATTTTTTCTTTAACGGAATGATTCGTTCTAAAATTAGAATGTAAAAAAGGGTAAAGAGGAAAATGGAATAGGATACTATTTCAAAATTCCAATTATTTTGAAGTGTTAAATAACTAAATATACCTGTTAAAATTAATAATGCTGGTACAACTACTGAGGATGCAATTTTATGTTTCATTTGTTTACTTTCTCTTGTAGTCGCAAGGTGAAAGCAAAAAGATGCAGGATTATGGAATTAAATTTATTCTTTCCATTTCATTTTTTAATTCTTGAGGAAGTTCGCAGTTGTGTTTTAACTGAAAATCACAGACTTGACCTTTGTTATTGTAAAAAATATCAATACAATCACTTACTAATTCTTTTAGTTTTTTTCGTCCTCTTTGTATTCTTGATTTTGTTGCAGTTAGACTCAAATCAAGCATCTCAGCAATTTCTTGCTGTGGTTTTTGCTCAATATCACTTAAATAAAGAGGTCTACTATATTTTTCGGGTAGATAAGTTTGAATCACAAAACCTGATAAATCACAGACACAAGCACTTGAATTGGTGTTGATTTCAGATTGGGTTATTGATAATTCAGAATGTTTTTTGTTCTTTCTATAATAATCTGCAATTGTATTTCTAGTGACTTGAAAGAGCCAAGTTTTGTAGTTTTTAATCTCTATTTTTCGGTTTAGATTATTAAGTAGTTTTATGCTAACTTCTTGTAAAATATCTTCTCCAATATGTTCGTCATCAATTTTAGTTTTGATAAAATTTAGTAAATGACCTTTGTGCTTATTCCAGATTTCGTTAAATGTCATTGTCCTGTTTTTTGCTTGCAGCTAACGATCTGTGTATGAAACGTAGCGTGTAAAAAAACACTAACTTTTCGGATTAACACAGAGCCGAATTTTATATTTTGTTTTTAATTTTTCTCTTTTTAAAAGCCAAATTAAAAATTTGGCGGACTTTCTAAATATACACAACCCTTTCGATTAAGCACTTATTAGCTATGTTTTATACACCGTGTTGTGTTTTCGTTTTTCATTCAGACATATTGTAATTAATCACAATTTCGTTGTCTACAATATTTTTATTTTCTTTTAAAACTCTAAATCCTAATTTTTCAAAAAATGGTCTAGCAGTTTTACTGACGTCGGCACTCAGTTTTTTAGTTCCATATTCAATAGATTTTGTTTTAATGTTTTCATAAAGTCTACTTGCAATTCCTTTCCGAGTAAAGTCCTTATGTATATACATTAAATTCAAATAATTTTCATTTTTAAGAGAACTGAACCCTACAATCATTCCATCATTTTCCGCCACTATGAAAAATTCTTCTTTTAAAGATTTATTCCATTTTTCTGTTTTTTTCACAGCGTTACTCCATACTTTTCTTTGATTTAATGAATATTCATTTTGGCAAGTTTCCATGATTGTATCCGAGAATAGATTTTGAAGTTCAGCTAGGTCTTCAAGTTCAGCATTTCGAATTTTAATATTCATTATTTGATGACTTTTTAATGAAACACAACGGTCTTGTGTATGAAACGTAGCGTGCAAAAAGACACTAACTTTTCGGATTAACACAGAGCCGAATTTTTATATTTTGTTTTTAACTTTACATTTTTTAAAAGCCAAATTAAAAATTTGGCGGTCTTAGTAAATAAACACAAACCTTTTGGTTAAGCGCTTATTAGCTATGTTTTATACACCGTGTTACCCACCGTTTTATTTCAAATTGTCAACTATCCATTCCATTAATTCATTCGGTTCAGCAATTGACCAAGAGTGTGGATGTCTCATTCCGTTTAAGCGATACCCTTTTCCCAGTGCGTTAATAAATTCCGCATTTTCGTTACCCAAAATTCTTAATTCATTAATCATTGCTGTTTGGTCTAATGCATTGATGTCATAAAAATCAGTTTGCCTTTCTCTTAAATGCCAATCAATATCTGGGTCAGAGTAAATTCTAATAGGTGAGTCAATTAGAAATTTCGCATTTCCTCCGTTTTTTTCAGTTTTTGAATACATTGAATGTTGAATGTAAGTATTTGGTGCTTTTTCTGGTGAACCTCCGAATTGTT is from Pontimicrobium sp. SW4 and encodes:
- a CDS encoding sigma-70 family RNA polymerase sigma factor codes for the protein MTFNEIWNKHKGHLLNFIKTKIDDEHIGEDILQEVSIKLLNNLNRKIEIKNYKTWLFQVTRNTIADYYRKNKKHSELSITQSEINTNSSACVCDLSGFVIQTYLPEKYSRPLYLSDIEQKPQQEIAEMLDLSLTATKSRIQRGRKKLKELVSDCIDIFYNNKGQVCDFQLKHNCELPQELKNEMERINLIP
- a CDS encoding GNAT family N-acetyltransferase yields the protein MLIRKVSVFLHATFHTQDRCVSLKSHQIMNIKIRNAELEDLAELQNLFSDTIMETCQNEYSLNQRKVWSNAVKKTEKWNKSLKEEFFIVAENDGMIVGFSSLKNENYLNLMYIHKDFTRKGIASRLYENIKTKSIEYGTKKLSADVSKTARPFFEKLGFRVLKENKNIVDNEIVINYNMSE
- a CDS encoding sterol desaturase family protein — protein: MKHKIASSVVVPALLILTGIFSYLTLQNNWNFEIVSYSIFLFTLFYILILERIIPLKKKWKPNKQTFWTDIKHFIFSTAVFDALGKMLALSLVIYFQEKFFTISDFWDSLPFLATYIIANLIGEFLPYVYHRVSHKGNTNSYLSLLLWKIHSIHHLPTSLNWFKTNWIHPINIFLNTFLKMTPLLLLGFNKEIIFLVGITHVVIAYISHANIQTKKSFWDYLIVTPQIHHFHHSKKMEEAKNFGNIFPFWDLLFGTYYNRKGAVKEVGVIENHKTNYPKSTAYFKQLLFPITISKECCK